The following proteins come from a genomic window of Crassostrea angulata isolate pt1a10 chromosome 1, ASM2561291v2, whole genome shotgun sequence:
- the LOC128178002 gene encoding citron rho-interacting kinase-like — MIKAGKLFWDPSKTNTLAYPKSEQDIRKCFEVWLKMIKNLKEEKAPSGVVLNESEIHAKSGQYRENIEYERTKEVLGRGNSAGEIYVIEDNFTGAKHAQKTVLISHFRPEEIEAWVDLNLNKLQAIPELRHFQLEGNKVVIHMEVLENAITVRDIFENRVGDLIQTNAALLLPFSIYVFHILLEVVHTMHEIGWTHRDLHSKNVLIQKKAETLVIRVVDLGSACKTNSEDGQKGIRSDVLNALRIFSALFLGEEFHSQKDLEDNWRTKLFQRMIEQDIDSDKRTDIFSIFPQAGNTAALRQIVKEMTERESVADQMKEATEILFPEKSDLNLYEKACSDLISSESVSILLD, encoded by the exons atgATAAAAGCAGG AAAACTTTTTTGGGATCCTTCAAAGACAAACACACTTGCATATCCCAAGTCAGAACAAGACatcagaaaatgttttgaagtgtggctaaaaatgataaaaaatttgaaGGAAGAAAAAGCCCCATCAGGAGTTGTCCTCAACGAAAGCGAG ATCCATGCAAAAAGTGGACAGTACAGAGAAAATATAGAATATGAGAGGACAAAGGAAGTTCTTGGCAGAGGCAATTCTGCAGGAGAGATATATGTCATTGAAGACAATTTCACTGGAGCCAAACATGCTCAGAAAACA GTATTGATTTCGCATTTCCGTCCAGAAGAAATAGAGGCATGGGTGGATCTGAATTTGAACAAACTGCAAGCAATTCCAGAGCTGCGCCACTTTCAGTTGGAGGGGAACAAAGTGGTGATACACATGGAAGTCTTAGAAAATG CCATCACTGTCCGTGATATATTTGAGAATCGTGTAGGCGATCTTATACAGACCAATGCTGCTCTCCTGCTGCCATTCTCAATATATGTATTCCATATCCTGCTGGAAGTGGTACATACCATGCATGAAATAGGATGGACACATAGAGATCTTCACT caaaaaatgTCTTAATCCAAAAAAAGGCTGAAACTTTGGTTATAAGAGTTGTTGACCTTGGATCTGCTTGTAAGACAAACAGTGAGGATGGTCAGAAGGGAATCAGATCAGATGTTCTCAATGCTTTGAGAATTTTTAGTGCCCTATTTCTTGGAGAAGAGTTTCATTCACAGAAGGATTTAGAAGATAACTGGAGGACAAAATTGTTTCAAAGG atgatAGAACAAGATATAGACAGCGATAAACGAACAGACATATTCTCTATATTTCCACAAGCAGGAAACACTGCTGCATTGAGACAGATAGTGAAAGAAATGACTGAAAGAG AGTCAGTTGCAGACCAGATGAAGGAAGCAACAGAAATTCTTTTCCCCGAAAAATCTGATctgaatttatatgaaaaagcATGCAGTGATTTGATTTCATCCGAGTCGGTGTCGATCTTGCTCGACTGA